Proteins encoded together in one Thermococcus gammatolerans EJ3 window:
- the nuoI gene encoding NADH-quinone oxidoreductase subunit NuoI, with protein sequence MARVVGEEKVKIKKSFVKPWMGIKYLFKKPVTIKIPFEKIEPAPKYRGFHTLDWKKCVGCNFCGQICPARAIEMTWLEVDGKMEKRPHPKIDYGRCTFCQFCVDVCPTGALGFSEAYLLTTDGTEDALELFNWVPIHPDKVRELNEKFGDYRFPVVKIEKKADGTYRYHLRDGEVIEFKIVGYGIRPPKRPTPAKPAAKATGKKETAKPAEKKESKPAEKKDETKQAEKKEGASS encoded by the coding sequence ATGGCTAGAGTCGTTGGTGAGGAAAAGGTCAAGATCAAGAAGTCCTTCGTCAAGCCTTGGATGGGTATCAAGTACCTCTTCAAGAAGCCCGTGACGATAAAGATACCCTTCGAGAAGATAGAGCCTGCTCCAAAGTACAGGGGATTCCACACGCTCGACTGGAAGAAGTGCGTTGGTTGTAACTTCTGCGGTCAGATATGTCCGGCAAGGGCAATAGAGATGACGTGGCTCGAAGTGGACGGCAAGATGGAGAAGAGGCCCCACCCGAAGATCGACTACGGACGCTGTACCTTCTGCCAGTTCTGCGTCGACGTCTGTCCGACGGGAGCCCTCGGCTTCAGCGAGGCCTACCTCCTGACCACCGATGGAACGGAAGATGCGTTAGAGCTCTTCAACTGGGTGCCGATTCACCCCGATAAAGTACGGGAGCTCAACGAGAAGTTCGGTGACTACCGCTTCCCAGTTGTCAAGATTGAGAAGAAAGCCGATGGAACCTACCGCTACCACCTCCGCGATGGGGAGGTAATCGAGTTCAAGATAGTCGGCTACGGCATAAGGCCCCCCAAGAGGCCGACTCCAGCCAAGCCCGCCGCCAAGGCCACTGGAAAGAAAGAGACCGCCAAACCAGCTGAAAAGAAGGAATCAAAGCCGGCCGAGAAGAAAGACGAAACAAAACAGGCCGAAAAGAAGGAAGGGGCATCATCCTGA
- the uppS gene encoding polyprenyl diphosphate synthase: MIYRLLSHVPHILFRPVYDFYERYLFEKVKSGNMPKHVAIIMDGNRRWARKLEKPPWYGHYFGSRKLEEILEWCRELGIRTLTVYAFSTENFKRSPEEVNALMNLFERKFKELVNDERIHRHGVRVNVIGRKELLPENVRKAIEEAERATRKYSNYTLNIALAYGGRSEITDAVRDIVGDVLAGKVKPEDIDEDLIKRYLYYPNMPDPDIVIRTGGEVRISNFLLYQIAYSELFFVDVYFPEFRKIDFLRIIREYQKRQRRFGR, encoded by the coding sequence ATGATCTACAGGCTCCTTTCCCACGTTCCCCACATTTTGTTCAGGCCAGTCTACGACTTCTACGAGCGCTACCTCTTTGAGAAGGTTAAATCGGGGAACATGCCAAAGCACGTGGCAATAATAATGGACGGAAACAGGAGATGGGCGCGAAAGCTTGAAAAGCCCCCCTGGTACGGCCACTACTTTGGATCGAGAAAGCTCGAAGAAATCCTCGAATGGTGCAGGGAGCTTGGAATAAGAACCCTGACCGTATACGCCTTCTCAACTGAGAACTTCAAGCGCTCCCCGGAAGAGGTAAACGCCCTTATGAACCTCTTCGAACGGAAGTTTAAGGAGCTCGTGAATGACGAGAGGATTCACCGACACGGTGTGAGGGTTAACGTCATCGGAAGAAAGGAGCTTTTGCCCGAAAACGTCAGGAAGGCCATTGAGGAAGCCGAGCGGGCGACGAGGAAGTATAGCAACTATACCCTCAACATCGCTTTGGCCTACGGTGGGAGGAGCGAGATCACGGATGCCGTGAGGGATATAGTGGGCGACGTTTTGGCTGGCAAGGTAAAGCCCGAAGACATCGACGAAGATCTGATAAAGCGCTACCTTTACTACCCGAACATGCCCGATCCGGACATCGTGATAAGGACGGGTGGGGAGGTAAGGATAAGCAACTTCCTCCTCTACCAGATAGCTTACAGCGAGCTGTTCTTCGTTGATGTCTACTTCCCGGAGTTCAGGAAGATAGACTTCCTTAGGATAATCAGAGAGTACCAGAAGAGGCAAAGGCGCTTCGGGCGCTAA
- a CDS encoding respiratory chain complex I subunit 1 family protein, whose translation MFDWKLILEAIGMLIYATFMGFIFMGIERKAMARIQRRVGPPIYQPIIDTLKLLGKKESVSHGLIYDFGPVFALGASITALLFLPIANFQLFSSNADLIVVAYLLEIPMLGIMLGAMSSGNPYSAVGVQRGLLTMVAMQLPYGLALIALIQHWGTFKLSEIVALQELHGWSITVPALLIAMIIFDIVFQAMLGLEPFDIVTAPAEISMGPMVEYGGKHAALLFTQHAVQLFAETAFFAILFLGGASNLLELLVKQIAVLFIAIFIASIYPRFTIDQAAKFFWKWPTILGIIAVLLTM comes from the coding sequence ATGTTTGACTGGAAGCTCATCCTTGAGGCAATCGGAATGCTGATCTACGCCACCTTCATGGGCTTCATCTTCATGGGTATCGAGAGGAAGGCAATGGCAAGGATACAGAGGCGCGTGGGGCCCCCGATATACCAGCCAATAATCGATACGCTGAAGTTGCTCGGCAAGAAGGAAAGCGTCAGTCACGGCCTCATTTACGACTTCGGCCCGGTCTTTGCCCTCGGGGCGAGCATAACGGCGCTCCTCTTCCTTCCAATAGCCAATTTCCAGCTCTTCAGCTCGAACGCAGACCTCATCGTGGTTGCCTACCTCCTGGAAATCCCGATGCTCGGAATAATGCTCGGTGCCATGAGCTCGGGCAACCCCTACTCAGCGGTCGGTGTCCAGCGTGGTCTGCTCACGATGGTGGCCATGCAGTTGCCCTACGGTCTCGCGCTTATAGCCCTCATCCAGCACTGGGGAACCTTCAAGCTCAGTGAAATCGTTGCCCTTCAGGAACTGCACGGTTGGAGCATAACGGTTCCTGCCCTCCTGATAGCGATGATAATCTTCGACATAGTCTTCCAGGCGATGCTCGGTCTTGAGCCCTTCGACATCGTAACTGCCCCGGCGGAAATCTCGATGGGTCCAATGGTCGAGTACGGAGGCAAACACGCGGCGTTGCTCTTCACCCAGCACGCGGTTCAGCTCTTTGCCGAGACGGCGTTCTTCGCGATACTGTTCCTCGGCGGCGCAAGCAACCTCCTCGAACTGCTGGTCAAGCAGATAGCGGTGCTCTTCATAGCGATATTCATAGCGAGCATCTACCCGCGCTTCACCATCGACCAGGCCGCGAAGTTCTTCTGGAAGTGGCCGACGATACTTGGGATAATAGCCGTGCTGCTGACGATGTGA
- a CDS encoding class II glutamine amidotransferase, with the protein MINVCRVLFAVGEGEKMAPLVEAMVRASEKDPYKEARGKGSRHRDGWGYVLFNGGSLQHYRSIRPIFEDSPGVKTLVELLDGFSVLLVHSRAASQGSKGILNTQPFSLSSTGFSCWIYHNGDLNKAGLVERAGLDESSLKKASDSYVMALYVCRALHSVSKGELLRVYSSIMPFVNTSLNTGSLFISHEWVRGFITAYSRPEYLLKRENWDYVRQILLRSRDVFAVASSTLELYYEAKWNSLRNGTALYLEISPEEGRFTVDELVMG; encoded by the coding sequence GTGATCAATGTGTGCAGGGTTCTCTTCGCGGTGGGTGAGGGAGAAAAGATGGCCCCCCTCGTGGAGGCGATGGTCAGGGCCTCAGAGAAAGACCCCTATAAAGAAGCGAGGGGGAAGGGAAGCCGGCATCGCGACGGCTGGGGCTACGTTCTGTTCAACGGAGGTTCCCTCCAGCACTACCGCTCGATCAGGCCCATCTTTGAGGACAGCCCGGGCGTTAAGACACTGGTGGAGTTGCTCGATGGTTTCTCGGTTCTTCTCGTGCACTCCAGGGCTGCCTCCCAGGGAAGTAAGGGAATCCTCAACACCCAGCCGTTTTCCCTTTCCTCCACGGGGTTCTCGTGCTGGATCTACCACAACGGAGACCTCAACAAGGCAGGACTGGTGGAGAGGGCCGGTCTTGATGAAAGCTCGCTGAAGAAGGCATCTGACAGCTACGTTATGGCCCTCTACGTCTGCAGGGCCCTCCATTCCGTCAGTAAAGGTGAGCTCCTGAGGGTTTACTCTTCCATAATGCCCTTCGTGAACACCAGCCTTAACACGGGTTCGCTCTTCATTAGCCATGAATGGGTGAGGGGCTTCATCACCGCTTACTCCCGGCCTGAATACCTCCTGAAACGGGAGAACTGGGACTACGTGAGGCAGATACTCCTACGTAGCAGGGATGTCTTTGCGGTCGCCTCGTCAACCCTTGAGCTTTACTACGAGGCCAAGTGGAACTCTCTGAGGAATGGGACGGCGCTGTACCTTGAGATCTCTCCTGAGGAAGGGCGCTTCACAGTGGATGAACTCGTTATGGGATGA
- a CDS encoding CBS domain-containing protein: protein MDMKAPIRVYMSRKLIGIRPDDTVKRAGEIMTEFDIGSLVVVDENGDVVGFLTKGDIIRRLVVPGLPNTTPVREIMTKNLVTVPAETPLQDVLDVMAKKGLKHILIEENGKIVGIFSITDLLEASRRKLETAIATE, encoded by the coding sequence ATGGATATGAAGGCCCCCATCAGGGTTTACATGAGCAGGAAGCTCATAGGTATAAGGCCCGACGATACCGTTAAGCGGGCCGGCGAGATCATGACTGAGTTCGATATAGGTTCCCTCGTCGTGGTGGACGAGAACGGCGACGTCGTTGGATTTCTCACCAAGGGGGACATCATAAGGCGCCTCGTGGTTCCGGGCCTTCCGAACACAACCCCTGTGAGGGAGATAATGACGAAGAACCTCGTTACAGTGCCAGCTGAAACGCCCCTCCAGGACGTCCTCGACGTTATGGCAAAGAAGGGGCTGAAGCACATCCTCATAGAGGAGAACGGCAAGATAGTTGGGATATTCTCGATAACGGATCTTCTCGAGGCGAGCAGGAGAAAGCTTGAAACGGCGATAGCAACGGAGTGA
- a CDS encoding type I restriction enzyme HsdR N-terminal domain-containing protein: MAESNLDALSSTHELTRLETRSSDIGPIAEGIMKVLKKINAHRKLYETNEEAVKQHLIGEVMRTLGWEWDNPEEVRPESRTEEGRADYALILGGEIVAYVEAKNLGVNIEKREEPLRQLAKYCFNTGVRYGILTNGAVWIGVKAFEVGSSLRERILVKVNLLNEPPMKAALKLSLFSKSRILEMERISSLLKALELSFMGLVKEGYPREALFEYLKVDRGKRIVPIHLLEGHENPKVAYVYDNGWKLLPLPERTMKGVLLAVLLYMGQKAFGDEKREIMAAYEQLKRIPLEQRKAHEILVRLEEEKKLNISVEL, encoded by the coding sequence ATGGCTGAGAGCAACCTTGATGCGTTGAGCTCAACCCACGAATTAACCCGGCTTGAGACTAGGTCTTCTGACATCGGGCCGATAGCGGAGGGCATAATGAAAGTTCTAAAGAAGATAAACGCCCACAGAAAGCTCTACGAGACCAACGAAGAGGCAGTTAAGCAACACCTCATAGGAGAGGTAATGCGAACCCTTGGCTGGGAGTGGGACAACCCGGAGGAGGTAAGGCCAGAATCGAGAACAGAGGAGGGAAGGGCTGACTACGCGCTCATACTGGGCGGGGAAATAGTGGCCTACGTTGAGGCCAAGAACCTCGGCGTGAACATAGAGAAGCGTGAAGAACCACTGAGACAGCTCGCCAAGTACTGCTTCAACACCGGCGTGAGGTACGGCATACTGACCAACGGGGCGGTGTGGATAGGGGTGAAGGCCTTTGAAGTCGGCTCAAGTTTGAGGGAGAGAATCCTCGTCAAGGTAAACCTCCTCAACGAGCCCCCCATGAAGGCCGCGCTCAAGCTCTCACTCTTCTCCAAGTCGCGAATTCTCGAAATGGAGCGGATCTCATCCCTTCTCAAGGCCCTTGAGCTGAGCTTCATGGGACTCGTCAAGGAGGGCTACCCAAGGGAGGCCCTCTTTGAGTACCTTAAGGTCGATCGTGGAAAGAGAATCGTTCCGATACATCTACTCGAAGGGCACGAGAACCCGAAGGTTGCCTACGTCTACGACAACGGCTGGAAGCTACTCCCCCTGCCGGAGAGGACAATGAAAGGTGTGCTCCTGGCTGTTCTGCTCTACATGGGGCAGAAGGCCTTCGGCGACGAGAAGAGGGAGATAATGGCGGCATATGAACAGCTCAAGAGGATACCTCTAGAACAGAGAAAGGCCCACGAGATCCTCGTCAGACTCGAGGAGGAAAAGAAACTCAACATCTCCGTCGAGCTTTAG
- a CDS encoding NADH-quinone oxidoreductase subunit C: MAVNDSKVENKAEGKVKAQEVPEEKPELPNTKEGNLVRELLEKAPYAEGKVRRERRIEFKVPAERIHEFLELASEKFEMLMQISVVDWLKQGEFELVYQLWSVSESVHAFVKTRVPRDSAEVPTVMDIWPVAETYEREAHEFFGIIFKGNPRLGPFILEPREYEKHPLRKDFNTLSYVKTIYGEDFDRYDESKTNYVI; the protein is encoded by the coding sequence ATGGCTGTGAACGATAGCAAGGTTGAGAACAAGGCTGAGGGGAAGGTGAAAGCTCAGGAGGTTCCTGAGGAGAAGCCCGAGCTCCCGAACACCAAGGAGGGCAACCTCGTTAGAGAGCTCCTCGAGAAGGCCCCCTACGCTGAAGGCAAAGTTAGGCGCGAGAGAAGGATAGAGTTCAAGGTTCCTGCCGAGAGGATACACGAGTTCCTCGAGCTGGCGAGCGAGAAGTTTGAGATGCTCATGCAGATAAGCGTTGTCGATTGGCTCAAGCAGGGTGAGTTCGAGCTCGTTTACCAGCTCTGGAGCGTCAGTGAGAGCGTTCACGCCTTCGTGAAAACAAGGGTTCCGAGGGACAGCGCAGAGGTGCCGACGGTAATGGACATATGGCCCGTTGCAGAGACCTACGAGAGGGAAGCCCACGAGTTCTTTGGAATAATCTTCAAGGGCAACCCGAGGCTTGGGCCGTTCATCCTCGAGCCGAGGGAGTACGAGAAGCACCCGCTCAGGAAGGACTTTAACACCCTTAGCTACGTCAAGACAATCTACGGCGAGGACTTCGACAGGTATGACGAGAGTAAGACCAACTACGTGATATGA
- a CDS encoding gamma carbonic anhydrase family protein, with product MAIYELEGKKPKIHPTAFVDESASIIGDVVLEEKTSVWPSAVLRGDIEQIYIGCCSNVQDNVSIHTSHNQPTIVGKYVTIGHNAVVHGATIDDYVIIGMGAVILDGVKIGKHVVIGAGALVPPGKEIPDYSLVIGVPGKVVRQLTEEEIEWTKKNAEIYMELAEKHLKSRKRIE from the coding sequence ATGGCCATTTACGAGCTGGAAGGAAAGAAACCCAAGATTCATCCGACGGCTTTTGTCGATGAGAGCGCGTCCATCATAGGTGATGTTGTTCTGGAGGAGAAGACGAGTGTCTGGCCGAGCGCCGTTCTCAGGGGCGACATCGAGCAGATCTACATCGGCTGTTGCTCCAACGTTCAGGACAACGTGAGCATACACACCTCCCACAACCAACCCACGATCGTTGGAAAGTACGTCACCATAGGCCACAACGCCGTCGTTCACGGGGCTACCATTGATGACTACGTCATCATAGGTATGGGTGCGGTGATCCTCGACGGGGTGAAGATAGGGAAGCACGTGGTCATCGGCGCGGGAGCACTCGTTCCGCCGGGTAAGGAGATCCCCGACTACAGTCTCGTCATAGGTGTCCCAGGGAAAGTCGTGAGACAGCTCACCGAGGAGGAAATCGAGTGGACGAAGAAGAACGCGGAAATCTACATGGAGCTGGCAGAGAAACACCTCAAATCAAGGAAGAGGATTGAGTGA
- the hjc gene encoding Holliday junction resolvase Hjc, protein MRYRRGASAERELIHRLEELGFAVVRSAGSKKVDVIAGNGRLYLCIEVKSTKGRRIYLSKEDLEKLLSFSRMFGGKPYVAVKFIGREWRFFPAEEITKRGAGRSYRIDYTDAGMSLEEVVGRQKSLLDLMKPGGGNEG, encoded by the coding sequence ATGAGGTACAGAAGGGGAGCCAGCGCGGAGAGGGAACTTATACACAGACTGGAAGAGCTTGGCTTCGCGGTCGTCAGATCAGCAGGAAGCAAGAAGGTCGACGTTATAGCGGGAAACGGCAGGCTGTACCTCTGCATAGAGGTCAAGAGCACCAAGGGGCGGAGGATCTACCTGAGCAAAGAGGACCTTGAAAAGCTCCTCTCGTTCTCGCGAATGTTCGGAGGAAAGCCCTACGTGGCGGTAAAGTTCATCGGGAGGGAATGGCGGTTCTTTCCGGCGGAGGAGATAACCAAGAGGGGGGCCGGCAGGAGTTACCGTATAGACTACACCGACGCCGGCATGAGCCTTGAGGAAGTCGTTGGAAGACAGAAGAGCCTTCTTGACTTGATGAAACCGGGTGGTGGGAATGAAGGTTAA
- a CDS encoding COG1470 family protein, whose product MKVKTLVPLVVLIASLILIDHVAASVSFDVSPVKETMSAPPGAIISVPVRVTNTGDEPLGNLTLSLIWNMENGLYVVNKTVYVGVNESRVFDLTLKVPELPSGYYNVTVRGTLGNVSVEKKLVLRVEKEVLYSLSIDVGERYIYGNDVRIGFSLVSHSNDRIIGPIWMKVYRNGTIVAEKAEITYLDPGERWNYTLVLNRPKIGIYSVTLSANMSGVYRKVEKTFVVYRRRFTYRAWYSDGELKVQVRLINGSPVKGIEVTVNGLKLKTDENGLVKYPTTSPGLYEIELNLDGVVEKTALYVGRLFINYEVRGNTLELRVLDSSGNPVPNVTLSIAGPKGEYQAVTDGKGKASLSLTALGYGTISITASAENYVGSSLTIAVPSPSPTTTTTTHRTTTSSTTPSPTTTTESTGSSSTAQTGPPSKGGGISWSLLGSVILFLAVFGGSIYLSFLRPHLIEEELGKYYFVKLRAPRIIPIRNFRWEKGMNAVEVRATKGNAKIEGSKVVWTIDELEPGEEAILQVVLG is encoded by the coding sequence ATGAAGGTTAAAACACTCGTCCCCTTGGTCGTTCTCATTGCTTCGCTAATCCTAATCGACCACGTTGCAGCTTCCGTATCCTTCGACGTCTCACCCGTGAAAGAGACCATGAGCGCGCCGCCGGGGGCAATCATATCCGTCCCCGTCAGGGTGACCAACACTGGCGACGAGCCGCTTGGCAACCTGACACTCTCCCTCATCTGGAACATGGAAAACGGCCTCTACGTCGTGAACAAGACCGTTTACGTCGGCGTGAACGAGAGCAGGGTATTTGACCTGACGCTGAAGGTCCCCGAGCTACCGTCTGGGTACTACAACGTAACCGTTCGCGGAACCCTGGGGAACGTTAGCGTCGAGAAGAAGCTAGTCCTCCGCGTTGAGAAGGAGGTTCTCTACTCCCTTTCAATAGACGTGGGGGAGCGCTACATCTACGGAAACGACGTCAGGATAGGATTCTCCCTGGTCTCCCACTCCAACGATAGAATAATCGGCCCAATATGGATGAAGGTTTACAGGAACGGAACCATAGTCGCCGAAAAGGCCGAGATAACGTATTTGGACCCGGGGGAGAGGTGGAACTACACTCTCGTGCTCAACCGGCCGAAGATCGGCATATACAGCGTCACGCTCTCAGCAAACATGTCGGGTGTTTACAGGAAGGTTGAGAAGACCTTCGTCGTCTACAGGCGGAGGTTCACCTACAGGGCCTGGTACTCCGACGGTGAGCTGAAGGTTCAGGTCAGGCTCATCAACGGCTCGCCTGTGAAGGGCATAGAGGTCACCGTGAACGGGCTAAAGCTGAAGACCGACGAGAACGGTCTCGTTAAGTATCCCACTACCTCGCCTGGCCTCTATGAAATAGAACTCAACCTCGACGGCGTCGTTGAGAAAACGGCCCTCTACGTCGGGAGACTCTTCATAAACTACGAGGTCAGGGGAAACACCCTTGAACTGAGGGTTCTTGACTCCAGCGGAAACCCCGTCCCCAACGTAACCCTCAGCATAGCCGGCCCCAAAGGAGAGTACCAGGCAGTAACGGACGGGAAAGGTAAAGCGTCACTCTCGCTCACCGCACTCGGGTACGGCACGATATCGATAACGGCCAGTGCAGAGAACTACGTGGGCTCCAGCCTGACCATCGCGGTACCTTCCCCATCACCGACCACGACGACAACAACCCACCGGACGACCACCAGCTCGACTACCCCGAGCCCAACGACCACCACTGAGAGCACGGGGAGCAGTTCAACCGCTCAGACGGGGCCTCCCTCCAAAGGAGGAGGCATCAGCTGGAGCCTACTCGGTTCGGTAATCCTCTTCCTGGCGGTGTTCGGAGGGAGCATTTACCTGTCCTTCCTGAGGCCCCACCTGATAGAGGAGGAGCTGGGGAAGTACTACTTCGTGAAGCTCAGGGCCCCAAGAATCATTCCCATCAGGAACTTCAGGTGGGAGAAGGGAATGAACGCAGTGGAGGTCAGGGCGACGAAAGGAAACGCAAAGATCGAAGGCTCAAAGGTCGTCTGGACGATCGATGAGCTGGAACCCGGGGAGGAGGCCATCCTCCAGGTTGTCCTCGGGTGA
- a CDS encoding NuoB/complex I 20 kDa subunit family protein: MSEKDGFISYELQEFKLFEPLFRWARKKSLWIVAFCTGCGGIEMPPLATARYDFERFGIMPNPAPRMADLFLITGYVTPKTLKRIIITYEMMQDPKYVLAHGSCPINGGVYWDSYNVVKQLDKYIPIDVAIAGCMPRPEAVMDGIMEIMRKIENGEADGWKRYRENYEWYRKNQDELFGEGWREKDAKRWLAWL; encoded by the coding sequence ATGAGTGAGAAAGACGGCTTCATAAGCTATGAACTCCAAGAGTTCAAGCTCTTCGAGCCCCTCTTCAGGTGGGCGAGAAAGAAGAGCCTCTGGATAGTGGCGTTCTGTACCGGTTGCGGCGGTATAGAGATGCCCCCACTTGCAACCGCCCGCTACGACTTCGAGCGCTTTGGAATAATGCCCAATCCTGCCCCGAGGATGGCGGACTTGTTCCTCATCACCGGCTACGTCACGCCAAAAACGCTGAAGAGGATAATCATAACCTACGAGATGATGCAGGATCCAAAGTACGTCCTCGCTCACGGCTCCTGTCCCATCAACGGCGGTGTCTACTGGGACTCCTACAACGTGGTTAAGCAGCTTGATAAGTACATCCCGATAGACGTGGCCATAGCAGGCTGCATGCCCAGGCCGGAGGCGGTAATGGACGGAATCATGGAGATAATGCGGAAGATAGAGAACGGAGAAGCCGATGGCTGGAAGCGTTACAGGGAGAACTACGAGTGGTACAGGAAGAACCAGGACGAGCTGTTTGGAGAGGGCTGGCGTGAGAAGGACGCGAAGAGGTGGTTGGCATGGCTGTGA
- a CDS encoding NADH-quinone oxidoreductase subunit D, whose product MANLEVPKELREEARKHDMYLTPIAKDTYELFFGPQHMATENFSIILKMDGNRVERAIVNPGFLHRGFEKLAEGRPYFTNIALLLRICVPESDVPENIYSMAVDEIVGWEVPERAIWIRTTVLEMARLSAWMFWIMGFGNEIGLYTAGQWAAAYRERLMRLFEELTGGRVYHIYTVPGGVRRDIPGDRWLRQLRDTVEYIKSKLKDFDEILFDNYITFERTEGVGVMDKKFALKHAVTGPNLRAVGVPYDVRKDDPYYLYPELDFEVPVLKEGDSLARVLVRRYEIEQDLYILEQLLDMGPPSGPYMVQDPKLKNLPRFKVPAGDAYAHVESTKGDFGAYVVSDGTHKPYRVHVRGPSQSHGVTVLEELLKGARLADVPVILKTLDNCPPDIDR is encoded by the coding sequence ATGGCGAATTTGGAGGTTCCAAAGGAGCTTAGGGAGGAGGCGAGAAAGCACGATATGTACCTCACACCAATAGCCAAAGACACCTACGAGCTGTTCTTCGGCCCACAGCACATGGCTACCGAGAACTTCAGCATAATACTCAAGATGGACGGCAACAGGGTTGAGAGGGCCATAGTCAACCCGGGTTTCCTGCACAGGGGTTTCGAGAAGCTCGCCGAGGGGAGGCCTTACTTCACAAACATAGCGTTACTCCTCCGCATCTGCGTTCCCGAGAGCGACGTTCCCGAGAACATCTACTCGATGGCCGTTGATGAAATAGTCGGCTGGGAGGTTCCTGAGAGGGCGATATGGATTAGAACGACAGTGCTTGAGATGGCAAGGCTTTCAGCGTGGATGTTCTGGATAATGGGCTTTGGAAACGAGATAGGCCTTTACACTGCAGGCCAGTGGGCCGCGGCCTACCGTGAGAGGCTCATGCGCCTCTTTGAGGAGCTAACCGGCGGGAGGGTCTACCACATCTACACCGTCCCCGGGGGAGTTAGAAGGGACATACCCGGTGACAGGTGGCTGAGACAGTTGAGGGACACCGTCGAGTACATCAAGTCCAAGCTCAAGGACTTCGACGAGATACTCTTTGACAACTACATAACCTTCGAGAGGACCGAGGGAGTCGGCGTTATGGACAAGAAGTTCGCGCTGAAGCATGCCGTGACAGGACCGAACCTTAGAGCTGTTGGAGTCCCCTACGACGTCAGGAAAGACGACCCCTATTACCTCTACCCCGAGCTCGACTTCGAGGTTCCAGTCCTGAAAGAGGGCGACAGCCTCGCGCGCGTCCTCGTGAGGAGGTACGAGATTGAGCAGGATCTCTACATACTCGAACAGCTCCTCGACATGGGGCCGCCGAGCGGGCCCTACATGGTGCAGGACCCCAAGCTCAAGAACCTGCCGCGCTTTAAAGTTCCCGCCGGAGACGCCTACGCCCACGTCGAGAGCACCAAGGGTGACTTCGGGGCCTACGTCGTCAGCGACGGAACCCACAAGCCGTATCGCGTTCACGTCCGCGGACCGAGCCAGAGTCACGGCGTCACGGTGCTTGAGGAGCTCCTTAAGGGAGCCCGCCTGGCAGATGTGCCCGTCATATTGAAGACCCTCGACAACTGTCCGCCCGACATAGACAGGTGA